The following proteins come from a genomic window of Rhodohalobacter sp. 614A:
- a CDS encoding ankyrin repeat domain-containing protein, with product MKTLLTITLTLLLSTLSFAASPQVDDLQATESEFTDNLIDAVSNLDLVSLNVLLSEGASVDTVDQDGNTPLMVAAKIGNPRIVRILLAHNPDLNKKNSAGNTALMIASEHGQTFVVEQLLAKGADENAKNAMGFTSLEIAKRNGHAAIVDILKHKTEASLSR from the coding sequence ATGAAAACACTATTAACAATAACATTAACCCTATTATTAAGCACACTGTCTTTTGCTGCCTCACCACAAGTTGATGATCTACAAGCAACGGAATCCGAATTCACGGATAACTTGATTGATGCTGTGTCAAATCTTGATTTGGTCAGCCTGAATGTACTGCTATCTGAAGGTGCAAGTGTCGATACGGTTGATCAGGATGGAAATACTCCCCTGATGGTTGCTGCTAAAATCGGGAATCCCAGAATTGTAAGAATTCTTCTTGCACATAACCCGGATTTGAACAAAAAGAATAGTGCCGGAAATACTGCTTTGATGATAGCATCAGAACATGGCCAGACCTTTGTGGTTGAGCAACTCCTCGCAAAAGGAGCGGATGAAAATGCAAAAAATGCTATGGGTTTCACATCCCTGGAAATTGCAAAAAGAAATGGTCATGCGGCCATTGTCGATATACTGAAACACAAGACGGAAGCGTCTTTATCGAGATAA
- a CDS encoding zinc-dependent metalloprotease, whose amino-acid sequence MKRTLLISFLTLLFSTFFLITLHAQTTISEKTEGMEKFEGFFDYWWDDAEGKIWLEVDNLNQEFIYVNSLAAGIGSNDIGLDRSQLGDTRIVKFEKVGPKVLLVQPNYDYRATSNNPLEEKSINEAFAQSVLFGFDAAAQEDGRILVDLTDFLMQDAHGVSDRLRQSNQGSYSIDKSRSALHLPGTFNFPKNTEFEATLTFTGSGAGGWLRSVTPSSNAVTVRQHHSFVELPDDEYKPRKFDPRSGYFAIGYQDYSAPIGGEFYKQFIVRHRLEKKDPEAEVSEPVEPIIYYLDNGTPEPVRSALLDGARWWNQAFEAIGYENAFQVEILPDDAHPLDIRYNVINWVHRSTRGWSYGSSVVDPRTGEIIKGNVLLGSLRVRQDYLIAEGLLAAYEEGAESDDRMLEMALARIRQLSAHEVGHTLGLAHNFAASTNDDASVMDYPHPQAEILDGGRISLENAYDTDIGEWDKRTIAFGYQDFSGDENEEEALNEMIQETLGMDLLYISDEAARPQSGVHPSAHLWDYGTDVIDQMDHILEIRSVALNNFGEEAIQMGRPMSDLENGLVPIYLYHRYQVEAVSKLIGGVNYAYKVRGDTQSNPEIVDAELQRNAIESLVQTLQPEVLALPEGVLDLIPPQPVGTPSSREHFRGYSNPMLDPMAMAEVATDITASMIFNSERSARLMTQSARNSSYPGLMEVAESVLDATLLGERESGYYGAIQRAVNVAVFRNLVELASDENASPDAKAVAKMVLQNLQVALTERVFELDNTVWNAHYNYILGLIEQYQKDPETFSTPPAPYNPPGSPIGSDDFFDYKCGMLNIQP is encoded by the coding sequence ATGAAACGAACGCTACTAATCTCTTTTCTTACACTACTTTTCAGCACTTTTTTCCTGATTACGCTCCACGCACAAACCACCATCTCCGAAAAAACAGAAGGGATGGAAAAATTCGAAGGTTTTTTTGATTACTGGTGGGATGATGCCGAAGGAAAAATCTGGTTGGAAGTGGACAACCTCAACCAGGAGTTTATCTATGTAAATTCACTGGCTGCCGGAATTGGTTCGAATGATATAGGCCTGGACCGAAGTCAGCTTGGAGATACACGAATTGTGAAATTCGAAAAAGTGGGACCAAAAGTTCTGCTTGTTCAGCCAAATTATGATTATCGCGCAACCTCGAACAATCCTCTTGAAGAAAAGTCGATCAACGAAGCGTTTGCACAATCGGTACTTTTTGGGTTTGATGCTGCCGCACAGGAAGATGGACGAATTCTCGTCGATCTTACAGATTTCTTAATGCAGGACGCGCATGGCGTTTCAGACAGGCTCAGGCAGAGCAACCAGGGAAGTTATTCGATAGACAAGTCCCGATCAGCCTTGCATTTGCCCGGTACATTTAATTTTCCAAAAAATACAGAGTTTGAAGCAACACTCACGTTTACCGGAAGCGGAGCCGGTGGATGGCTTCGATCGGTAACTCCCAGCTCAAATGCTGTTACCGTTCGTCAACATCATTCTTTTGTTGAATTGCCGGATGATGAATATAAGCCCCGAAAGTTCGACCCGAGATCAGGTTATTTTGCCATCGGCTACCAGGATTATAGTGCGCCAATCGGTGGAGAGTTTTACAAACAGTTTATTGTTCGTCATCGGCTTGAAAAGAAAGATCCGGAAGCAGAAGTCAGTGAGCCGGTCGAACCAATTATTTACTATCTGGATAACGGAACACCTGAGCCGGTTCGATCGGCTCTTCTGGATGGCGCACGATGGTGGAACCAGGCATTTGAAGCCATTGGATACGAAAATGCTTTCCAGGTAGAAATTCTCCCGGATGATGCTCACCCGCTCGATATCCGGTACAATGTTATCAATTGGGTGCATCGTTCAACCCGGGGCTGGTCGTACGGTTCGTCCGTTGTGGATCCAAGAACTGGCGAAATCATAAAAGGAAATGTGTTATTGGGATCTCTTCGGGTTCGCCAGGATTACCTGATTGCCGAAGGATTACTTGCTGCTTATGAAGAAGGCGCTGAATCAGATGACAGAATGCTGGAGATGGCTTTGGCACGAATTCGCCAGTTATCGGCTCATGAAGTTGGGCATACACTTGGACTCGCCCATAATTTTGCTGCCAGCACAAATGATGATGCTTCCGTAATGGATTATCCTCATCCACAAGCAGAGATTCTGGACGGCGGAAGAATTAGTCTCGAAAATGCTTACGATACAGACATTGGTGAATGGGATAAGCGAACGATTGCATTTGGCTACCAGGATTTTTCGGGCGATGAGAATGAAGAAGAAGCCCTGAATGAGATGATTCAGGAAACCCTCGGTATGGATTTATTATATATTTCTGATGAGGCTGCCCGGCCTCAAAGCGGTGTTCATCCTTCAGCACATTTATGGGATTATGGTACAGATGTGATTGACCAAATGGATCATATTCTTGAAATCCGGAGTGTGGCATTGAATAATTTTGGAGAAGAAGCCATTCAAATGGGGCGGCCGATGTCAGATCTGGAAAATGGACTCGTGCCGATATATCTGTATCATCGATATCAGGTTGAGGCTGTTTCAAAGCTGATTGGCGGAGTGAATTACGCGTATAAAGTTCGGGGAGATACTCAATCCAATCCTGAAATTGTAGATGCAGAACTTCAGAGAAATGCGATTGAATCTCTTGTACAAACACTACAGCCGGAGGTTTTGGCACTGCCCGAAGGTGTTTTGGATTTGATTCCACCTCAACCTGTGGGAACTCCTTCATCAAGAGAACATTTCAGGGGATACAGCAACCCTATGCTCGATCCGATGGCTATGGCCGAAGTAGCTACAGATATCACAGCTTCAATGATATTCAACTCCGAAAGAAGCGCGCGTTTAATGACTCAATCTGCCCGAAACAGCAGTTATCCCGGACTTATGGAAGTAGCCGAGTCCGTTCTGGATGCCACACTTCTGGGAGAACGTGAAAGCGGGTATTATGGAGCTATTCAGCGAGCTGTGAATGTAGCCGTTTTCCGAAACCTGGTAGAGCTTGCATCGGATGAAAATGCTTCACCGGATGCCAAAGCAGTTGCTAAAATGGTACTTCAGAACCTCCAAGTGGCACTAACAGAACGAGTGTTTGAACTTGACAATACCGTCTGGAACGCCCATTATAATTATATCCTCGGATTAATTGAGCAGTATCAGAAAGATCCCGAAACATTCTCAACTCCACCGGCGCCTTACAATCCTCCGGGATCACCTATTGGGAGTGATGATTTCTTTGATTACAAATGCGGAATGTTAAACATTCAACCTTAA
- a CDS encoding response regulator, translated as MNNRVLIVEDCHIQSTVVKKMLESENFVVTAVCRSGEEVLNQLKVDVPDIILMDIFINGNINGIETMRLVRETHTMPVIFITALTKSELHDEALSLAPSDLLTKPISKVDLLNAITKLLDQVVEA; from the coding sequence GTGAATAATCGTGTACTAATCGTTGAAGACTGCCATATTCAGTCTACGGTTGTAAAAAAAATGCTTGAGAGTGAGAATTTTGTTGTTACAGCCGTTTGCCGATCTGGCGAAGAGGTTCTTAATCAATTAAAAGTTGATGTACCGGATATTATTTTGATGGATATTTTCATCAATGGAAACATAAACGGTATTGAAACCATGAGGCTGGTTCGCGAGACGCATACAATGCCTGTAATTTTTATTACCGCTTTAACCAAATCCGAGCTGCATGATGAAGCTCTTTCATTAGCACCTTCAGATTTACTTACCAAGCCGATTTCAAAAGTAGATTTGTTAAACGCTATCACCAAGCTGCTGGATCAGGTCGTAGAAGCTTAG